The Stigmatella ashevillena genomic sequence AAGACCGTGTGCAGCCGCCGCGCCCCGATGTTCTGAGTGCGCTCGTTGGCCAGTTGGGCGATCCGGGCAATCTCCTCCACCGCATCATCGGTGAATTCCAGCCCCACCCCCTCGGTGGCCAGCAGCGCGGTGTACTGGCGGATAAGCGAGTTCCTCGGCTCCCGGAGGATGCGCACCAGGTCCTGCCCGCTCAGTGGCTCCAGCTCCACGCGGATGGGGAAGCGGCCCTGAAGCTCGGGGATGAGGTCGCTGGGCTTGGAGACGTGGAAGGCGCCCGCGGCGATGAAGAGCATGTGATCGGTCTTCACCTGCCCATACTTGGTGTTGATGGTGGAGCCCTCGACGATGGGAAGGATGTCGCGCTGGACGCCCTCGCGGGAGACATCTGGCCCCGAGCCCTTGCCGCTCCCCTCCCGGCTGGCGATCTTGTCGATCTCGTCGATGAAGATGATGCCGCTGGACTCGGCGCGGACCAGCGCCTCGCGTGTCACCCGGTCGGTGTCCACCAGCTTCGCGGCCTCCTCCTGCTGGAGGAGCCGCAGGGCCTCGGGCACCCGGACCTTGCGGCGCCGGGTGCGGTTCATCCCCGGCATGTTCTTGAAGAGATCCTGGAGGTTGACGCCCACCTCCTCCATGCCCTGGCCGGTGAAGTTGCGCAGGAACGTGGGGGCGGAGTCCGAGGTCTCCACATCCACTTCCTGGTCATCCAGCGTGCCGGCGCGCAGTTGGGCGCGCAGCTTCTCCCGCTCGTGCTCTCCCAGCCGGGACGGGGGCGCGACGGGGGGCGGCGTGAACCCAAAGGGGGGCGGCGGGGGCGGCGACTTCGGCGCGTGGCCGGAGAGCATCTCCACCAGACGGTCCTCGGCCATCTCCAGGGCGCGCGGCTTCACCTTCTCGGTCTCTTCTTCGCGCACCAGCGCGATGGCCGCCTCGACCAGGTCGCGCACCATGGACTCGACATCGCGGCCCACGTAGCCCACCTCGGTGAACTTGGAGGCCTCGACCTTGACGAAGGGGGCCTGGGCGAGCTTCGCCAGCCGACGGGCGATCTCCGTCTTCCCCACCCCGGTGGGGCCGATCATGATGATGTTCTTGGGGTGGATCTCCTCGCGGAGATCCTCATCGACGCGCTGGCGGCGCCAGCGGTTGCGCAGGGCGATGGCGACGGCGCGCTTGGCGGCGTTCTGCCCAACGATGTAGCGATCCAGCTCGCTCACCACCTCGCGGGGGGTGAAGGCGGGCATCTTTCGGTTCTCGGGCACGGGCAGGGCTCCTAGAGCTCTTCGAAGGTGACGTGCGAGTTGGTGTAGACGCAGATGTCCGCGGCGATCGCCATGGCGTGCGTGGCGATCTCCCGGGCAGAGAGGTTCGTGTGGGCCTGGAGGGCGCGCGCGGCGGACAGGGCGTAGTGGCCCCCGCTGCCCACGGCGGCGATGCCGTGGTCAGGCTCGATGACATCGCCCGCGCCGGAGAGAATGAAGGTCTTCTCGCGGTCGGCGACGATGAGCAAGGCTTCCAGGCGGCGCAGGAAGCGGTCGGTGCGCCAGTCCTTCCCCAGCTCCACGCAGGCGCGGGCCAGGTTCTTCTGGTGCTCCTTGAGCTTGGCCTCGAAGCGCTCGAAGAGGGTGAAGGCATCGGCGGTGCTGCCCGCGAAGCCGGCCAGGACGTTGCCCTCGCCGATGCGGCGCACCTTCTTGGCCGTGTTCTTCATGATGGTCTTGTCGAGGCTGACCTGCCCATCACCCGCGATGACGACTTTCCCCTCGCGGCGCACGCAAAGGATGGTGGTGCCATGGAACATGAGAACGTCTTTAACAAGGCGAGGGCCGGGTTTCCAAGGAAGACCGCCCGGCTGTCCGCCCTCTTACTTTCGCTACTCGGAAGGGACAGCTTCGCTTGGGCGTGATTTCCGGACGGCCGATGAGAATGATGCGGCCATGCGCCACCTCCTCCACCGCTCCCTTCCCCTGACCTGCTTCCTCGGATGCCTTGCAGCATGCGGAGCAAGCGCGAAGGAGAAGCGTCCAGAAGCCACCGTCACCCAGAAGACCCAGCCCGCGGCCGCCGCGCCCGCACCGCGGAGCAGCCCGCCGCCCAACGCCTTCGCGCGAGACATGCTCGACACGCACAATCAGGCGAGGGCCTCCGCCCGGCCGACGCCCAAGCCCGCGCTCGCCGCGCTCCAGTGGTCCGCGGAGGCCACGAAGAAGGCGGAGTCGTGGGCGAAGCAGTGCACGTTCGAGCACAACCCGAACCGGGGGAGCTTCGGCGAGAACCTGGCGGCGGCGACCCCCGGCGCGTGGAAGACCCCGGAGGTGGTGAAGAGCTGGAACGACGAGGTCACCGACTATGATCTCGGCCGGAACACCTGCGCCAAGGGCAAGATGTGCGGCCACTACACGCAGGTCGTCTGGCGGAACACCACCCACGTGGGCTGCGCGAAGCAGACGTGCACGAAGAACTCACCGTTCGGCAAGGACTTCCCCACCTGGGACTTCTGGGTGTGCAACTACGCGCCACCGGGCAACGTGGTGGGCCAGAAGCCGTACTGAGGCCAAGCTCCCAAAGCAGCCACCCGCCCATCTGGGGAGCCCAATGAATCATTACTGCCCACGAATTCGTGTTTCCGCTCAAAATGGCGAATGGGTGATTCGAGAGGGCCTCAGCATCTGCTTTTACATGCATCGCACCCACCATGAGATAGCCCAAGCAGTCATACGCGCCTTGGAGACATACCTTCAAGTGGTAGGTCCACAGGCCCTAACTTGGTACTCAGACATGAATGGGGGGATGCAAGAACTGGACGGAAAAAGTTGGGAACGAATCCGGACGGAGTTGCTCACGGAACATCGTTGCTACTTCCTCTTGAGAGATGGGCCTGGGGGCGTCGGCGAGTTTCAGTTCGAGTATTACGGCAAGCTTCTGGAGAAGCCCACTCTGATTGAGCAGAATAATCAGACATGCGCTGTTTCATTCTGGCTCTCCACGGAGTATTTGGAAAAGCACGGCCCCACTCACGTCCGTGAACTCGCATTGGCCATAGCCACCCCACTCCCCTTCACCTCTGGCCATGCAGGCCTCTCATTCAATGCTTTTATCGATCTGCCGGGAGTCTCCAGGGAAATCCGCCGCCAGTGCTTTCGCTACCCGGGGCTGGACATCATCGAGTTGGGCAATCTCTCCGGCGAACTCGGCACCCGTGTCAAAAGCGCTTCCTGGCTCACATTCTTGGGCCAGCCTGTACTTGACGGCCTGGGTGGCGTGACGGGCCTTCGCAGCTCTTTGAAATCACCAAGCACTTTTGTCCAAGCCTTCGACGCAGAGCGGGTTGTCGTCACACTTGGCCAATTTCCAGAAGCAGGAGACACCGAGCAAGGCTACAATCTATCACACTATCGCGAGTTGGCGTTCATCCTGGAGCCTTGGTTGTATCAGCAGCAGCTCCGCTTCCGCGACTTCACAGAAGCAGAAACACGCCACTGGGAGCGGCGATTTCTTGACTGACGATGTATCAGATGCTCTCGCGCAAGCCCAATTCAGCTAATCCTCGTCAGAGTTGACGAAAGCAGCGTCTGGTGAACCCATGCGGAGTGGATCCGAAACGTACTCCTCAGTGGGGATCAGCTTCATGTTTGTCAGCCCATGGCGGGTCACGAATTCGCTAAAACGCTCGGAGACAATAATACTCCCCGCGATCCCTCGAGCATGGAACACATCCTCGCCCTGCCAAGTCCCTGGCTCCAGAACGAAGCCATGGACAGAGTCCAGCCCAGCAGAGCGGCATTCAGAGCAAGTCACAGGCTCATTGTAGCGCAAGCGGCTGCGCTTCACATCCACGGCAGCGCTGCCGAAACATGGAGTGACGACGACATAGCCAGGCATCTCAGCAGGCTTGGGCCCCTTGCGTTTCCTTGCCACGCGTACCACCTCGACGGGGTGAAAGCCGAGCAACCCACTCAGTCCCTTCGCCTGAAAACCCCCGGCCATCCGCTCAGAGATGAGGATGCTGTTGCCAGAACCCTGGACGAAATCACCGAAGTCTTTGCCATACAACTCCAGCTCAGCCCGATAGGGCATCAGCCACTGCAACGAACTGAGCACTTTGTTGCATGGGGGGCATCGGGGCGCATCGCCACGGTTGATCGGCTCCGCCTTGTCGAATCTGGTGCCATGAGACCCGAACATGTCTTCGTCGAGAACGAAAAAGCGCGGGGTCGGCTGAGCCTCAGAAGCCATTGGAATTCTCTCGAACTGCTACTGCCTGTCCGATGTATTGGGACGCTCAGAAGCAATCACTGGCACGTAACAGAATCCTTTCCACTCGTATCCATCGCTTCCACAAGGTGGCGATACCGTTCCTACCTGAACCCAGCAAGCCTTGCTGACCTCCACCTCCCACTTTGGACGGCAGGGCGCTCGCTTCTGCCCCTTGAGAGGTCCTTTGGGCATATCGAGCGCTACGGCCTGCCAGGAGTTCCCAAGCTCGACATAATCCAATCCCGATACGGGTGCGGTTTCGACTGCGGCATCCGCCAACCCGACTCTCCCCGCATCTTCCAAACCCGCATCCGGTTGGAGTTTCCAAGATCCATCCGGAATGTACCGCACGGAGACAGCCACCAACAGGTAGGCCAGCAGCAGCACCCCAGCAGGAACCACCAGCGCCAGCCCGCGCCACCAAGGCAGTGCAGAGAAACGGACCGGGAAGCGCACCGTCTCTCTCTCGAAGCGCTCATCCCTCGGGTGCACCGCCAGCTTCAGCGCCACCCCTTCGGCTTCCTCGGTAATTCTCACCATTACGGCCTGTCCGAAGTATTGGGACGCTTTGGAGCAATCACTGGCACATAGCAGAACCCTTTCCACTCATACCAATCGTTTCCACAGGGTGGCGACGCGGTTCCTACCTGAACCCAGCAGGCAGTGCTGACTTCCACTTCCCACTTTGGACGGCAGGGCGCTCGCTTCTGCCCTTTGAGGGGGCCTTTGGGCATATCAAGCGACACAACCTGCCAGGAGTTCCCAAGCTCGATATCATCCAATCTTGATACGGGTACGGTTTCCACAGTAGCGTCTGCCAACC encodes the following:
- the hslU gene encoding ATP-dependent protease ATPase subunit HslU; translated protein: MPENRKMPAFTPREVVSELDRYIVGQNAAKRAVAIALRNRWRRQRVDEDLREEIHPKNIIMIGPTGVGKTEIARRLAKLAQAPFVKVEASKFTEVGYVGRDVESMVRDLVEAAIALVREEETEKVKPRALEMAEDRLVEMLSGHAPKSPPPPPPFGFTPPPVAPPSRLGEHEREKLRAQLRAGTLDDQEVDVETSDSAPTFLRNFTGQGMEEVGVNLQDLFKNMPGMNRTRRRKVRVPEALRLLQQEEAAKLVDTDRVTREALVRAESSGIIFIDEIDKIASREGSGKGSGPDVSREGVQRDILPIVEGSTINTKYGQVKTDHMLFIAAGAFHVSKPSDLIPELQGRFPIRVELEPLSGQDLVRILREPRNSLIRQYTALLATEGVGLEFTDDAVEEIARIAQLANERTQNIGARRLHTVLERLLDEVSFGASEMGQKALKVDAAYVRERLASIVQDEDLSRYIL
- the hslV gene encoding ATP-dependent protease subunit HslV — encoded protein: MFHGTTILCVRREGKVVIAGDGQVSLDKTIMKNTAKKVRRIGEGNVLAGFAGSTADAFTLFERFEAKLKEHQKNLARACVELGKDWRTDRFLRRLEALLIVADREKTFILSGAGDVIEPDHGIAAVGSGGHYALSAARALQAHTNLSAREIATHAMAIAADICVYTNSHVTFEEL
- a CDS encoding CAP domain-containing protein, which encodes MRHLLHRSLPLTCFLGCLAACGASAKEKRPEATVTQKTQPAAAAPAPRSSPPPNAFARDMLDTHNQARASARPTPKPALAALQWSAEATKKAESWAKQCTFEHNPNRGSFGENLAAATPGAWKTPEVVKSWNDEVTDYDLGRNTCAKGKMCGHYTQVVWRNTTHVGCAKQTCTKNSPFGKDFPTWDFWVCNYAPPGNVVGQKPY
- a CDS encoding type VI immunity family protein, producing MHRTHHEIAQAVIRALETYLQVVGPQALTWYSDMNGGMQELDGKSWERIRTELLTEHRCYFLLRDGPGGVGEFQFEYYGKLLEKPTLIEQNNQTCAVSFWLSTEYLEKHGPTHVRELALAIATPLPFTSGHAGLSFNAFIDLPGVSREIRRQCFRYPGLDIIELGNLSGELGTRVKSASWLTFLGQPVLDGLGGVTGLRSSLKSPSTFVQAFDAERVVVTLGQFPEAGDTEQGYNLSHYRELAFILEPWLYQQQLRFRDFTEAETRHWERRFLD
- a CDS encoding protein kinase, giving the protein MALKLAVHPRDERFERETVRFPVRFSALPWWRGLALVVPAGVLLLAYLLVAVSVRYIPDGSWKLQPDAGLEDAGRVGLADAAVETAPVSGLDYVELGNSWQAVALDMPKGPLKGQKRAPCRPKWEVEVSKACWVQVGTVSPPCGSDGYEWKGFCYVPVIASERPNTSDRQ